In one Populus nigra chromosome 12, ddPopNigr1.1, whole genome shotgun sequence genomic region, the following are encoded:
- the LOC133669484 gene encoding uncharacterized protein LOC133669484 encodes MEAENIRINNNNNKKRSSRKPLADCTNLSPSSSTSSTNNIPSSSSFKKPPLLSFSLHKFPNTKNKPGSTPSHKTPASKSAAVSPPTPSHPPESSPLPGSFGDEIFEPHSVYTRRQSTECKRKSKGRASFTPAPKTEFASYKMNDVGVTCPSKSLAVHRKKRRCRALSDGDEKKHALPQDYIEQQRAYFAEIDAFELSEEEFNARKILGRKIMSFHRKMFKEMNLDRFLCNFPSFILQGVKFTVHGMVMVFLRYSSSLKGT; translated from the exons ATGGAAGCAGAGAATATTaggattaataataataataataagaaaagaagcaGCAGAAAGCCACTGGCAGATTGCACAAACCTTTCACCATCTTCCTCAACATCATCGACTAACAacattccttcttcttcttcttttaagaaACCACcccttctctccttttctcttcataAATTCCCAAACACCAAAAACAAACCTGGATCCACCCCCTCCCACAAGACCCCTGCTTCCAAATCCGCCGCCGTTTCGCCCCCGACACCTTCTCACCCACCTGAATCCTCTCCTCTCCCTG GAAGTTTTGGTGATGAGATTTTTGAGCCGCATTCAGTTTACACTCGGAGACAGTCTACCGAATGTAAAAGGAAGAGTAAAGGGAGGGCAAGTTTCACTCCTGCACCGAAGACCGAATTCGCCTC GTATAAAATGAATGATGTTGGAGTTACTTGTCCATCCAAGTCTTTGGCAGTGCATCGCAAAAAG AGACGATGCAGGGCACTGTCTGATGGAGATGAGAAGAAGCATGCCCTGCCACAGGATTATATTGAGCAGCAGAGAGCTTACTTTGCAGAAATCGATGCATTTGAACTCTCAGAGGAGGAG TTTAATGCACGGAAAATCCTTGGGCGAAAGATTATGTCTTTCCATAGAAAAATGTTCAAGGAAATGAACCTGGATAGATTTCTCTGCAATTTTCCAAGTTTTATTTTGCAGGGAGTAAAATTTACGG TTCATGGGATGGTGATGGTTTTTCTCCGTTACTCTAGTTCCTTGAAGGGAACCTAG
- the LOC133669537 gene encoding peroxidase 4: MDSSSFSKAIVTLAILVMLSMGSSNAQLSIDFYSKSCPHLLATVKPVVQSAINKEARMGASILRLFFHDCFVNGCDGSLLLDDTSSFTGEKNAAPNQNSARGFEVIDNIKSAVEKACPGVVSCADILAIAARDSTVILGGPEWDVKLGRRDARTASQAAANNSIPRPTSNLNQLISRFNALGLSTRDMVALSGSHTIGQARCTNFRARIYNETTIDSSLAQTRRSNCPRTSGSGDNNLAPLDLQTPTRFENNYYKNLINRRGLLHSDQQLFNGGSTDSIVRTYSSNENTFRSDFVAGMIKMGDIRPLTGSRGEIRNNCRRIN; the protein is encoded by the exons ATGGATTCTTCGTCATTTTCCAAAGCCATTGTCACCTTGGCCATCCTAGTTATGCTCTCCATGGGGAGCTCCAATGCTCAGCTTTCAATAGATTTCTACTCCAAATCTTGCCCACATCTCCTTGCAACAGTTAAACCTGTTGTTCAATCTGCCATAAACAAAGAAGCACGAATGGGTGCATCAATTCTTCGTTTATTCTTCCACGACTGTTTTGTTAAT GGATGTGATGGATCACTTTTACTTGATGACACGTCTTCTTTCACCGGAGAGAAAAATGCAGCTCCAAACCAGAATTCTGCGAGAGGATTTGAGGTCATTGACAACATAAAGTCCGCAGTTGAGAAAGCATGTCCTGGTGTGGTCTCATGTGCTGATATACTGGCCATTGCTGCTAGAGACTCCACTGTTATT CTTGGAGGACCCGAATGGGACGTTAAACTTGGAAGGAGAGATGCAAGAACCGCGAGCCAGGCTGCTGCCAACAATAGCATTCCACGTCCAACTTCTAACTTGAACCAGCTCATTTCTAGATTCAATGCTCTTGGCCTGTCCACCAGAGATATGGTGGCTTTATCTG GTTCCCACACAATTGGACAAGCAAGATGCACAAACTTTAGGGCACGCATATATAATGAGACCACCATAGACAGTTCCTTGGCTCAGACAAGAAGGTCAAACTGCCCACGTACTTCTGGCTCGGGGGACAACAACTTGGCACCACTTGATTTGCAAACTCCTACACGTTTTGAGAACAACTATTACAAGAACTTGATTAACAGGAGGGGCTTGCTCCATTCTGATCAACAATTGTTCAATGGAGGATCCACTGATTCAATAGTCCGTACCTATAGCTCCAATGAAAacaccttcagatcagattttgtTGCTGGCATGATCAAGATGGGAGATATCAGGCCCCTCACTGGATCCAGAGGAGAGATTAGAAACAATTGCAGGAGGATCAATTAA